One segment of Alnus glutinosa chromosome 2, dhAlnGlut1.1, whole genome shotgun sequence DNA contains the following:
- the LOC133861695 gene encoding uncharacterized protein LOC133861695 produces the protein MDDLREFFHAVPQGEERGTTIRISASSPSHRLLAKIVQHNLWPIVRRSDLILKKAKFVYAIHLRLPFCLCKHILGVMLETHDEGNSGLPFGCLLTQIILQSGINIIGEPKMKIQQPISKQTLMKSNVQLRRDDSDDEVPIPAAMPVSFPDIASSSQTVLPSESEVNYSQIMEALTAIQGGMSTMQLSMTSTQQSITSMQQEVHSINKRVEQNQLDFKECLNYHHPDSSDDEDVVPRTAPNLSFPLFCCLFVV, from the coding sequence ATGGACGATcttcgagagttcttccatgcagttccacagggtgaAGAGCGTGGTACCACTATCCGGATCAGCGCATCGTCTCCTTCTCATCGCTTGCTGGCCAAAAtagttcagcacaacctatggccaattgtcaggcgcagtgacctgattctgaagaaggccaagttcgtttatgccatccatctccgcttgcctttctgcctgtgcaagcatattttgggcgttatgTTAGAGACCCATGATGAGGGTAATAgcggtctcccctttggctgcctactcactcagatcattcttcagtcgggaATCAACATTATTGGAGAacctaagatgaagattcagcagcctatcagcaagcagactttaatgaagtctaatgtacagctgcggagagatgactctgatgatgaggtgcctatacctgctgctatgccagtcagctttccagacatagcttcatcctctcagaccGTCCTGCCTTCTGAGTCGGAAGTCAATTATTCtcagataatggaggccttaactgccattcagggaggcatgagcaccatgcagctCTCTATGACCTCCAcgcagcagtccatcacttctatgcagcaagaggtgcactccatcaacaagcgtgTGGAGCAGAATCAGCTAGATTTCAAAGAGTGCCTCAACTATCATCATCCTgacagtagtgatgatgaggatgttgtGCCTAGGACTGCACCCAACTTgagttttcctttgttttgttgtctttttgttgtttaa